In the Canis lupus dingo isolate Sandy chromosome 28, ASM325472v2, whole genome shotgun sequence genome, AGGCCCCAGCTGCCCCATCTGGATCGGGacctgggcccagggcctggcaatTGTGCGATTGCAAAACCTTCCAGGTCCAGGTGCTTCTGATACTCCGCAGCTTAGAACCACTGGGATGGGTAAGACtttgggctctggagccaggtgGCTTGGATTCTGGTCCTCTCCCACCCGTTTTAGTCTGTGACTTGGGCACATTAAGTGACTTCTCTGGGATTTCCTACCCATTGAATGGGATTAGACAGGGGGTTGCTGAGAGCATTAAGTGGGGAAGTTCTCCTGAAGCCTCAAGGGACTCTCATAGTTCAGTGCCCTGTTCTCAGCTTGTCCTCATGCTGCCATAACCTGGGCACTTAGAGAAGACAGTTGtgtctatttcaaaataaaaaattcaaaataaaaaaacactgatGCCTAGTCCCTGCTCCTAGAATTGTGAGCTTATTGTATGGTGTTCAGCCCAGAAATCTGAATTTGTAGAGGCTTTCCTGCTAATTCTAATGCACACCATGCTTTAAAACCATGAGTTTAGCGTTTTAGGGTCTGGAATCTGGAACTAGACCAGCTGGGTCTTAATCCCAGTCATTTCACTTACAATGTGACCTGAAACAAATCCCAACTTCCCTGTGCCTGTGACAATCACATTGACTTCACAGGACCTCTGTGACCAGAGTCAGGGGCCCAGTCATCAGTCAGTGAATACcaaccattatcatcatcatcgtGGTCATGGGTAACTTACCACTACTTCTAGGACCAGCTGATATTTTTCCAACACAAATACCCTAGTATGGTCAGAGTTCAGCGACCCTCATTAGGAAGTAAAGCCTCTACTTACTGGAAGTAGGAAAAGATGATTCTGatgcttttgttttctggtcTTTGTAATGTCCAGGTACAGTCCTCATTGGAATGGAGGTTCAGGATTAGGGCTCTGTGGGCATCTGATTGACTGGAGCCTCCCAAACTGGCCTGGCAGCTTGATTTGCCTGGTAGAAATCACAGTTGACATTGAGGAAAGTCATCTGCCCCtgacctcctcctcccccagggacTGGGAATCTACCTGCCACAATGTAATATCCAGACAAGCATGCAGATAGTTGGGAATGGTATTTAGCTCATTCCAAATTTGGTAAGCCCTTGGCAATTGGTTTCCCCCTCTTAGAGTCCTTGGggggaaaatatttatgatttctcTACATATGgggcataaaaaaataaagactatattaGAGCTTAAGGAAAGATGGTTTTATGAAGAAGCTTTATatctacaatatataaagaagtcttacaactcagtaattaaaagaaaacccaattaaaaatgggcaaatggggatccctgggtggcgcagcggtttggcgcctgcctttggcccagggcgcgatcctggagacccgggatcaaatcccacattgggctcccggtgcatggagcctgcttctccctctgcctgtgtctctgcctctctctctctctctgtgactatcataaataaataaatttaaaaaaaaatgggcaaatgaccaaaataagtatttctccaaagaacacataaAGGCCAATTAACACACAAGGAGATACTCAATATCACTAGTTACTggggaaatgcaattcaaaaccatGAGCTACCACTTCACACCATTTAATATGTGAAACAAAACTAGagtcaaaaacagaaaataaatgagtgctgacaaggatgtggagaaattggaaccctcctGCAAAGCTCATCGGAACATAAAATGGGGCAGCTGCTAGGAAAATCATCTGACAATTTCTCAAAAGATTAATCAGGGAGTTAccataacccagcaattccacttctaggcatATCTCcaagaagaatgaaaacatatgttcacacaaagaaGTGTACActaatgtttacagcagcaccagccaaaataagcaaaaagtggtgcatcaactgatgaataaataaaatggggtcTCTCCACACAATGCAAGATTATTCAGCAataaggaatgaagtactgatggATGGTACAGTGTGGATGAACCTTGTAagcatcatgctgagtgaaagacaACAGATTATAGGATTTCATATGTATGAATTGTCTAGATTATggaaatctacagagacagaagtagatcagtggttgccttgGGCTGAGAGCATTGGGAGAAATGAGTAACTGCTAACTGGTaaggagtttctttttggggtgatgaaaatgttctcaaattaaATAacggtgatggttgcacaattctgtgtgTATACTAAAAACtagtaaaatttgcattttacaagagtgaattttatggtatgtgaattttatcctTAAAAAGCTGTTACTCAAaacaaggaggaagaggaggaggaacagcTACAATGGAACGTGAACAAGAAAATCAAATACTTCATAATGGAACCCAACGAAGGGCGAAGAACTTCACTTAGAAACAAAAAGCTTTTCGTTTTCCTTATTATCTGTGATGATAAGTGATGTCCTTGTAACAATAGtctcatttgtttttcccctaaTAATAACTATTACTATGtttgttagtaaaaaaaataccagcaaagacaattaaagaaaaaagcataggggcaccggggtggctcatttaagcatccgcctttgggtcaagtcatgacccagggtcctggatctggaatccctgcttggtggagagcctgcttctcctccctctgccttctgctcccctacttgtgcactctctcttttctctctctctctctctctctgttagataaataaaatcttgaaagaaaaaagaaaggcaggaaggaagaaaaaacaacagGTTCAATTTTCTTACCTTCAGACTTAGTCAAGTTCAAGTCTGCCAAGCATGGCACCATTAAGAAGGCTAAAAGGACGAGCCTTCTCACAGCCTCCATCTTTGCCAGGGGTAGAACAGCCTAAAGGGTTAGCAGAGAGTTTTATACTTCTCAGAAGTGTTCCTTATCTGGCTTCAGGGCTTTCTGGAGACCTTCAGGGAAATGTGTCAGGTTGACCATGCAAGGGCCAAACTTCTCTTGTGAGAAGAGAGCAGCTGTGTGCCTGATTGATTATCAGCAATCCCTCCAGTGAGTGTTGGCTCTCCCCAGTCCATTCCAGGAACGTCTACACAAAGTTCCCAGCTAAAGCTCTTCATGGGGCATCTCCGAGGCCTGGCCCACGGTGGGCACCGAGTCATCCTTCACGGCACCAACCGGGAGCTGAGCCTTCGCCCTGTTGTTTGTTCAGATCTCAAAGCAGGTGGCGCTACTGTTATCTTACACCTTTGCTGCTCTTGTCCCCATATGAAAGCCTTTGGATTCTGAAGGCAGGTAGTGTGGCCCCTGGACAAACTGGGTCCAGCTGGGTTGCTCAGATGCCTGCCAGGGTGCTGAGGCTGAGGAGGGGGGTGGTACAggatgggaggaagaagaaatgcaAGTCCAGATTCAGTGGATTCAAGGATTTCAAACCATTATATCCAGAAAGCCTGAAGCCGGTGAATCAAAGTCCCTTGAGCACGACGTTTTGCAGACCATAGAAAGGAATCCTGATGTCCACGGTGAGACTGGTGCTCTAGTGGCTCAGCCAGCAGCTGTGACATCAAGAGGTCATGCTCACAAGGAGCTTGTATTCCTCTTTTCacgcattcatttattcaaaaaatatttgccagcTACCGTTTTACAGTCTGGGGATTTGGAACTAAACATGAGAAATACAGCCCCTGCCCCCGTGGAACTTACtaagtgagggagacagagaaaaaactaaaacaaattacAAATAGCGAGAGGTACtatgaatataagaaaataggGTGATGAGATAGATTGCAGGGGGGATGCAGTATGAGGGTGAAAGTGAGAAAGATGAAATTTgagcaaaaagaaagagagaggcattCATTTGTGATGTGGGCTTAGAGGATGATTTTAGGCAAAAAGAATgggcaagtgcaaaggtcctgaggcaggaatcAGTTGGGCATGTCTAtgaaggaaggggaggcaggccaGCGTGGTGGATGTGAGTAAAGGGGAGGGAAGTGAGATGTAACGTAAGGAGGCAAGGTGATAGTCCAATTGTGAAGGACTTGTAGGTCAGATGGGGCATTTGGATTGTATTCTAAGTTCAGATAGAACTTTTTAAGCAGGAAAATGATGACCAATATTTTAGGAACCTTCCCTGCAGCCCTGTGAGATAATGGTAGGCATAGACTGAACTTCTACCTTAAAACTCTTCCTGGGTACCCTCAACTTCCATGTTGTTCTGTCCTTATTTGGCTCTAGGACACTCGGGTTCCCAGGCAGGGCTGTGACTCAGGGTTGTTTCCAGTTAGGCCCTAGGACCAGGCATTTGGCCTTGTACCTGTGCCACAGTGGCAAGCCCAGCACCTGTGACATTGGGAAGCTGGACTCACAAGGAGCTGGGACACTCACCAAGGCACCTGGCACAGCCGCACTCAGTTCCTGTCAGCTAAGAGACTTCTTGGGCTGGCCACAGGTGTCCCCTGGTGGGGACAGGACACCCTGGTGTGAGAGTGAGGGGTAGGGCAGGAGTATAGGGTAGGGACCCTTCTGATTACTAAGGGCCACTCACCCCCAGCTGTGTCCACACACACCCACTTTGTTACTAAAGCCGTCTCCATCTCCTATGGATGTGATCTCCTGGTACCCTGAACCACCACTGGGTGTAAGGGCTCTGTGCACACTCTCCTGGGAGGGGGACTAGCAGAGGGGAAAGAACCCTGGGTGAGCAATGAAAAGACCAGCGGTTCCGGCCGGTGGCAATTTACCATGAGATCACAGGATCCCAGGGCCTGCGGGATTGGTATACCTTATCCTGCTTAATCCTCACCATCACCTATGCAAGCCTCCAATTTAcatcaaggaaactgaggctcagagaggttaagaaactccCCCAATAGCACATAGCTAATGAAGGGCAGAGATGGATTAGAACCAAGAGTATCAGGCTCTGAAAGCCACATGTTCCACACTGTCCCTACTGCCCACGAGAGTGGTGTCTCTAAGAGCCCTTGCTCCATCCTGCCTCCTTCATGGACCGTGGGATGCCTGGACTTTAGGCATATTCCCCATGGAATTCCAATACAGAATGTGCTTGCCCAGGGCCACCAGGGTCCTGGGCACCGTGCTGCCCACCGGGTGAGGTTCAGAGGGGCAGGTGCACCCTCTGAATCAAATCACAGCACAGATGGACACTGCAGGGCAGGGCAGTGGatggcagagggaggcagagaaaatgCTTCAGGAGCTCAAGGGGGATAGCTCTCTTCCAGGTGGAAGGTCTCGGGGCAGGATCCGGGGAAGGTTCAGCCTTGAATCTGCCTCCTGAAACTCACAGTGGGGCTGGAGGACAGCCAGCCTCCAGGATTTTCTCAGCCACTAGGGCTGCTCTGTGAGCGCAGTTCCAGCTCCCACGCCTCTTCTGGCAAATTTTTCCTTATCAGCCCAGCCTTCTGCTGAGAGAACTGCAGCTTCTCACCTCCCCACTCTTCCCTCCCGCCAGCCTAGAGGTAAAAgctgcttccttccttcattcctgtggtcccttttctccccttttaGTAGCTAACCACCTGTCCCTAGTTAACTCttgatattactttttttttaacccttaaGTACAACATGTGATGCTCACAAAGCAAGGGTTTTGTTAACCAGAGAAAGTATGAATTGTAGTTACAGATGGGGAATCTGAGTAAAAAGGGATCCGGAAGGCTCAGCGGCAAGAGCAGGAACAGAAAGGGGCTGATGGACCCAAGTGGAGAGCAGTACATCCTCCTACCTGCTGCTCTCAGATCAAGAGATCCTGGGCCCTGGCGTTCTGCTGGACATTCCTGTTAGCACCTAAAGGCACTGGCAGGTGAATCAGCAAACTCAGTGTTAAAGGGAtctaaaaaggaggaaatctgcttctccagAGTTGGAGAATGACAGAAGAATCTCAggtttttcaaaatgtcttttagACACCACTGGGCCCAACCCTATCATATGAGGTCACCCTAAACCCAGAGATATCCCATGTGTCTGCTCTCGCTCTCTGGGGGGACAGTTCTCCTTGACGACCATGTAAGATAATTGCCTGCAGTAGAGTAGCTAGATGAGAGTGAATGAAGCCTTCGCAAGGAGAAGAGCCACATGAACTGCTCCAGCTTGGGAATTTTTGATGAGTCTGAAACTAGAAATGCTCTAagatcaaaatacatttttctcctgGGGTTGGAGATGTATTTTCTATTCTAACTCTCCTCATATTGCAATATGATATCACAAGATAGTTGCCCCaagaaccctcctgcactgttggtgggaatgggaactggtgcagccactctggaaaactgtgtggaggttcctcaaagggttaaaaatagacctgccctaagacccagcaattgcactgttggggatttaccccaaagatgcagatgtaatgaaacgccaggacacctgcaccccaatgttcatagcagcaatgtccacaatagccaaactgtggaaggagcttcggtgcccatcgacagatgacggataaagaagctgtggtttatgtatccaatggaatattcctcagccattagaaacgacaaatacccaccatttgcttcgaggtggatggaactggagagtattatgctgagtgacataagtcaatcggagaaggacaaacattatatggtctcattcatttggggaatataaaaaatagtgaaagggaataagggaaaggagagaaaatgagtgggaaatatcagggagagagacagaacatgagagactcctaactctgggaaacgaactaggggtggtggaaggggaggtgggcagggggtgggggtgactgggtgacgggcactgagggggacacttgatgggatgagcactgggtgttattctgtatgttggcaaattgaacaccaataaaaaataaatttataaaaaaattaaaataataaaagttacaaatttaaaaaaaagtaaaagatagtTGCCCCAAGTTTCAATGTGGCTAGTACACAAATTTAAGTGCATTTATGACTAACAAAAACCACCACTGCAGGCAGAGGATTATTTTCAATATTGCATTTATTCAAAGAACATAAATACACCATATAATACATAATGTAAACACTGTAAAACTTGACTTGAATAATACAACATTctactaaaaaagaaatactatgcaTGAATATATTTGTGCCCACCCAAGTCAGAGTCCCTCATTTACATCACAGAAGCACGGTGGCAGGGGATCGAAGTCAGCATACAAGCTACATTCGTCACAGCATTGGAGGTTGGGATAAGACCCAGCGGAGAGGGCGGCTGCAGCGACCTTGTCCTGAGTGAGTATGGCTGGATTATTTTTTAAGGCCAAACAAAGAGGTGACTTTGGAGGTCTTAAGAAAAGACATACACAGAGCATGGGATTAGAATTTTTCTTCTCCATCCATTTGTCATAATTATCAGGGGTATCTGGGAGGTTTGGGGCTGGAGCCAATCAAAGACATGACAGGAGCCCGAAACTAGAGCTCTCGGCCCCTGTCCCAAGCTCCTATCCAATCCCTTCCTGTCCCACTGctagaaatggaaaatcaggTTACAGCCAACAAGAGAGAGCAAGCGCAGGTGTGGATCACCCGGCCGATCCCTGCAGGCCCATCAAGTGCAGAGCGGGATGGGGAAGGGGCCACActtggccacccccacccccacccccaccccccatgttcTGGGATTTACCTTCCAGCTCACAGGCTTCACTTCCCTAGGACGGGAACAGCACGGCTTCACGACCCATCTCTCTCCCAGGCTCCAGGGTTCCTCTCCCCCAAAGTTAATGATCTTTTGTCTGGGCTGCACTCCCCTGTCAGGTGTCCCTGGGACCTTCACCCAGCTCAGCTTCCCCACAGTCCTCCAGGCCCACCTCACTGTCCCCAGGGCCATGCACGTGAATGAGAGAACCCCCTGACCACTCCCCCAACTCCGCTAAGAGGAGGTCAATCCAGCCTGTCCTCTGAGTGAATCCCAGGCACAGACTCACCCACAGCCTCCTGCacagtctgcagggcctgggaCAGAGGGAGGGCCCAGCCAGTGTGAGGAGTAAGCCGCTGAGGGTCCACTCGGGGAGGGTAGTGGGGCAAAGCATTACAGGCCGCACCCCCCCATCCCTGCTGAGAACATTCTACTTATGAGCTCACAGCCCTAAGCCAGAAGGGGGAAAACTCAAGATTCCACACTCACCTGTCTTCGCGTTTTCAGACCTACCTGCTGCTCCTGACCTCCCCCTGGGTTGGGCACAGGGCAAGGGATGACCCTGCTCAGGCAGGGAGCCCCGGGTATCCTATTTGAGGGGGTGCTTTTCAGTCTTACCCACATCACTCACTTTAATGCGTTGGATATTTTGTGGTAAAGACCGATGACAACACCCATCAGCACAAGAATGGCCATCAGGATACCGCCACCAATGCAGAACATAATTATCGTGTTGACTTTAGAAGAGTTGGCTTTATCTAGGCAGAGAAGTGCAGCAAACAAAGTagcttccctccccacccagccactGTAGCCACCTCAACAGCTTCCTCTACTGGAAAAAGAGTGAACCCCCAACATACAAATGAGTTTTCCCAGAAGGCACAGCATGGGACCCTAAACTGGCCCAGAGAGGGGGAAAGGGTTTGTTTATGAAGGAGACCAGACTGAAATGCAAAACccagggaaaaagaagaaagcaggagaatctttttcttcctttcaccgGCAGTAATGTGCAGCTCTAAGTAACAAAACAAGCTTCACTCAAACAAATGGTTTTGCTCCCAAATACCTGGGTCCTGAAATACATTCACTTTCAGAATCAGAATTAGCTCCTCACTCTACATCAGGCTTAGTAATCTCCTATGGGGATGATTAAGGGGACgactgttttaaaatgttacgTTCAACAATGCTGAGACTACACAAATCCATTTTGTAAGTGATACGTGTTTCAGGAAAACAGTCTTCTATTCTCCCACTGACAactgccatttttttccttctcaatccTCCCAGGAAATCCGATTTTTCTGGAATAAGCCATTTGTTTAATCTCATTCTCTGAAAGCGGGGAAAAGTGAGTGAGGACTGAAAAACAACCCAGAGTTGAAATATACTTACTACCCTCTAAGTCTTCCATGTTCGATGAATGCCcgcagtaaaaaaaaattacaattaatatAAACTTTAGGGAACAGTACATCTTATCAGGAATTTCTCAAACgtttaatttgagaaagaaaactctAGTTATCCCCGTTAAGAGTAATTAAGATCTAAGTTTGAGGAGCTGGCTTTTGGATGCATCGTCTCCACAAGAGCTACCAGAATGTACAGCCACTGTCCAGCTCCAACTTCTATGCCTGTCAGGCCAGAGGCTGTGTGACATCAACACTTTGGACACCAACTCCCTTTCATGGAGTTCTGAATTCTGTTTCATGTTCAGATACATTTTTGGACCAATAGAAACAGGAGTGTCCAAATACTATTCTAAATCATTTATTCTCAGTCTCACCCTTTCAATCTTGGTTCCCTCAAAGAACCTTTTAAGGTCTGACTGTTAATCTAAAGCAAATCTGGGATTTcaataaaatcaaagaacagTAATGTGGGGAAGGCTAATATCTAAAAACACTCCTATATCTAAAAGTTCAATTATGAAAGACTGGTTAGACTTTATGTTGCAGCAACACGATAGAATAATAGCCTAGTCATTTCATAGGACTCAGATGTATGTTCACTGACTTCTGAATATTGTCATACTTTATGGTGAAgacaaaaaagatttcaaaaagcaataatgaataaaatgttataaatcaggtttatattattttaagatattcatACCTAGCAAAGCTGGTTCAGTTAaatgaggaaattattttaactatGAAGGGTTATTCCTTGCTGCTCTGGCTAAACCCTGGGTGAGGTTATAAACAGCAGGGGGCTTATCAACAAAACTAGTGGCATAAGACCTCTGAAAATT is a window encoding:
- the FAM24B gene encoding protein FAM24B isoform X2; protein product: MYCSLKFILIVIFFYCGHSSNMEDLEDKANSSKVNTIIMFCIGGGILMAILVLMGVVIGLYHKISNALKPPKSPLCLALKNNPAILTQDKVAAAALSAGSYPNLQCCDECSLYADFDPLPPCFCDVNEGL
- the FAM24B gene encoding protein FAM24B isoform X1, with the translated sequence MYCSLKFILIVIFFYCGHSSNMEDLEGNKANSSKVNTIIMFCIGGGILMAILVLMGVVIGLYHKISNALKPPKSPLCLALKNNPAILTQDKVAAAALSAGSYPNLQCCDECSLYADFDPLPPCFCDVNEGL